The DNA region GGTTTGGCTCAACCTCTTGCAAAGCCTCAATATTATCTTCCACTTCGAGTATACACTTGGccttttcaagaaaaaaactTGTTGCAGCTTGAAAGCCGTTTGAAAGTACGTTCCCCATCGTGTTTCAATAGAAAAAAAGCGCAAGAGAAGATCAAaatggaaagaagaagaagaataccaAGCACTCGTTGAAACTCAAGAACTATAGAGATAAGGAGATAGGATAACTTCCATATTGAGGGGTGGAGGTTATCCTTATCTAACTTAGGTTTCTATCTCTATAAGAACGTCCAGAAACTTAAGTAGCAAGCAGGCTTTGGTCTTGTTCGTATAATATAAACTTGTCCTTGTCAACCAATTAAAGACGCCAACGAATTCATGACTTTTTGGGACGATTGGCAAATGCTACTAGTGTTTCTAACagcttttataatttattttactgCCAATCTTATTACCAATCATGTTTCATTAAGAAAATCTAAAACTACatccaaaaattttaaaagaaatatattggCTTTACAAAtcaattttctaatttttatatttagaattttgaaaacttttaaataattttacagcaataaaatctaaagtaaaagctacaaaattttataacaaaaaataaactaatttgaTGCATCTGCATCCTTCTCAATAACTTACAAGTGAATGTGTTATGTATATAATGTGTTTGTGTTCTCTGATCATTGTTCCATTGTCTTTCTTTTATCTCTCAAAGTTTTCTTAATTCTAATTTTTAGTGATCAACAATGTCTGATTAAGTCAATTTGTGGGATAGTCTGAGAAAAGCCATTGATGCTTATTGGCTAAGCTTCGGTTATGATGTTATTCATATGAAACCTCGTCACCCTGAGAAGCGCTTTCCTACTGGCCAAGTGAgtggttttaaaaattattgtatgaaaataatatattatgtatagaatgttataatatttttataaatttgatgtaaaaataattcataaatatttgtgaaattatatatgtagttatcatattaatttttatgacacatattatgtatttttcggcctcttctaatttttttttgttatcatttcgttttttaattaaatttttgctaatattttcctaatttttttaaaaattttgccatatatttatttctctctcaaatagtaaaataattaatacaatCAAGGAACCAAAATTCATTTTAGGATCTTTTTCTATCACAACATTAGCTTattcactatatattttgacttaaataaaaaattctttttaaatcaAAGTTCTTACATTTTTTCGTTAAATATAATCCGTCCAAACTTACATGAACTTTAAGCATCTGAATTGTTAGCAAAAAAAAGGGCATAATTTACATGAACTTTAAGCATCTGAATTGTTACATTATATAATCCCATCTGGTTATAGCTTACTTTTTAACTCAATTGGGCTCTTTTCTCTATATTTGTATTAATACATGATAACTACATTTTATTGCATCACATGAAACATCATCTGCATGTACGTGTATGAGGAAAATAAACATATAGAGCAGAAAGTTTGGATGATGATTTGAGTTTAAAACATTGACTAACCAATATTAttagtatttattaaatatttcaactgTGATTCAGTTACCAAAGAGGTGGTCTAGTCTTTGTTCCTCTAAATGAAAGAGAAAGTTCAACCAACCAATTCAAAAAGCCTTTATACGAAAATCATTTGCAACCAATGATTTGAGAAAGCACCGTCTGTACGGATATATAAATTAGATAAAACAAACATGGGCTTGTTTATAAGGCTTTAAATTGGATTTGAGGCCTAATTAAGAACACCCAAGGCGCATACAAGTTTCACACCAAATTCAAACAATAATAACAtgaaacaagaaaatacaaatacaattaTAGGAGCTGAATACAAACAGTTGCTACTCAAGAAATGGGTTGTCTCTGAAGTTGTGCACTTGCTTGTCTATTTGAGAGCGACCTGAGAATATCAAAGCAGATGCGAAGTGAGAAATGTAAGATATAAACACTGACAACCATATTATATATGCGTTTTTGTTTTACCTGATTAAGGATGGATCCACCTAGTCTTCAGTAGCTTCATCTTCCCACTCAAGTCCTCCGAACCATTCTTCACCGTATTCATGTAGGTCAAAGTTGTAAGCCCTCTCCTTGCTTAATGGAAGCCTTTTCAGCTTTGGACAGTATGCTATATCCATGCTCTTTAGTCTTGGAAGTTCCAACCGTTCCCAGTAGATACTCTTCAGTTCCTCCAAGTTGAGTAAAATAATCGATTGTAGTTTTCCAAAGGGTGCAATTCTCGATTCCTCGTTTAGTATACCAGAGACCTTTTCTCTACTTACAATTTCTTGCAACTCCCGTGATGGTCCCTTTACGGATAGAAATGAAAGATTCGGAGCAAACAACAACCACGACAAATCCTGTACACCACTGACTTCATAAAAATTGACAAAGACTAGGTTTTCGAAGCATGTACTGCTGCGTCCATATCTCTTGTGCTCCATTATATCAGAGATGATACATCTTTCAATCCCGATATAGCGAAGGTTACCCATAGCCTTCTCTAACTGCAACGGACCGTCTTTTGATACAACTCCCTCCAGAGATATATTTTCGATACATCTAGCCAATTTGGGGATACTTAAAAGACGTTCTAAAACAACCAAATCACTGATACTTACCCCTAAACTTTTCAATTTTTCAAGTAACTTGATATCCTCTATCAACTCCAGACTTACTAAAGTAGTATCATCTAACAATAGCATTTCTATATTTACCAAACTCGATATCACACTAAAGCTTTGAAGAGTTCGTACGCCGGTCAAATTAAGGTATCTCAGCTGGATCAACTTTCCCAATCCTACAGGCAAGTTCTCTAGACTTGTTCCTGATAAGTCAAGATATCTCAAGCTCACCAAGTTTGAAACCTCTTCTGGCAGCTTGGTTAGATTTTGATTGGAAGATAGATCCAAAACCATTAACTTAGGCATCGATAGAAAAAATTCACCTGAGATGTTCACCAGATTGTTGTCTTTTAACAACAATGTGGTAAGGTTAGGACAATCGGGGGAGATAGAGATGTTCTGAATCTCATTATTGGCAAGTGACATCCTTCTCACCGCGTTCCAGTTCCTAACCTCAGGCATCTGTTGCAGTCCAGCACCTGCCTTGACGATAaagttctcttcctcttccccaAAATTAGACGCAGCCCAAAGAGCCATTTCGCGAGTCACATCATGCATTTTTACAGAATCTGAAGTGCCAGTAGGCATCAACAGACATGCACCAAGGAGGATATTGATTACCCAAGAGCCCTTGTTGAAAGCTGCCATTTCTCTATCTCCACCTTCATTTATGATCCCTTCATGTATCCAGTACTCGACCAACATGTCTTTATTAATTTCATCATCTTCTGGAAATAAAGCACAGTACTGGAAACATTGTTGTTCCGCCTCCCCAAGACCATCATAGCTAACCTTGAGAATTTTAAGAATCTCGTCTTTAACTTCTGGATAATTGGCCGCATTTGAATCCAGATCAACAATCGCACGCTGCCACCGGCGTACGGACGTTTGGTATGACATTGTTTCCCCAATAACGTTGAGTGCTAGGGGTATGCCTTTACATTTTTCACAAACTTTTCCTGCCAGCTCGAGGATCTTTGGATCATTGTCTACTGTCCTACCTCCCACTTTCTGTCGGAATAGTTCCCATGCATTCTCGGGATCTAGTTTCTTGACTTCCAAGTCATGAGGTCCCATACGCTCACAAACGTATTTCGAGCGAGTGGTAAAGACAACCTTGCTTCCATTTTCTGGTGTGGGTAATGGAATCCCAATCTCTTCTTCTAAATCCACTTTCCTCCATACGTCATCTAATAACAGAACGAATCTTCTCCTTGTAAGAACATCATATATACTAGAGGCTTTCTccttttgagtttttttctcCCACTCATGTGACATGCCACAGGTGCATAGTCTTTCACCTATCTCATTTTGGATCTTTCCAACCTGTAGGTTTTGTGACGCCACTACGAATATCACGACCTCAAACTCATTTTTTTCCTCGAGTAACTTCTCGTTGACTTGTTTGAGAAGTGTGGTTTTCCCTATACCACCCATACCGTAGAGACCCAAGATTCCAACTTCCTTCTCCATGAGACGGCTCCATGTAGCTTCAAGCATATTCTCTAAACCGACTGTGGCTCTCTCTTCTATACTAGGATCCATCCTAGCCACCTCGCCAGAAGGTTTTGACGACAGAACTCTTTGTGCTTTCTCCAACGTTTCGAATACATCTTTACCATAACGGTTGGTTAAAAAGAAGTTGCTGGAGCAGCACCCGCACATAGACAGTCTTTCGATTTCTGCAGTCCTATCTTCAAGCAGTTTAGCGACCTTTGGTTCGATGGCTTCGACTTCAGAAATCCATACCTTGAATTTTTCTTCCACTCGCAAACCTAGTTCGCTCTGCAAAACAACCTTCTCTGCTTCGAGGAGTAGCGCAACTTCTTGCAAAGACTCGAGATGATCTTCCAGTTCGAGAATGTACTTGAAATTTTTTGCAGCTTGAAATCCTCTTGAAAGTGCGCTTGTAACGTTACCCATCGTGCTCcggtagaaaaaaaaagaaaaaaaaaaagaaagaggagatcaaaatgaaaagaagaaaCCCCAACCACTCCACTCGTTGAAACTCAAGAACGTAGAGCAACTAAGAGCATGGCAACATTGTGTAACCGGTATCTCTGTAAAAAGTTATTATAAAACTGAAAAgtaagaaagagagaaaagaggaaATGTATCCCTCATGAAAAAAATTTCATGCCTTTTATGAGAGATGTTCTACAGGTCTGTATAGaacaaattttgaaacattaaaCTTAGTTCAGGTAATTGGTTTGTCTTAcaatattaatgtatatatatgctGAGAAACGTGGCTAGAGAAATTGATCGCTGCTGATGCTCTAATATTAAAGTAGCAA from Raphanus sativus cultivar WK10039 chromosome 8, ASM80110v3, whole genome shotgun sequence includes:
- the LOC108821689 gene encoding probable disease resistance protein At1g61300, with the protein product MGNVTSALSRGFQAAKNFKYILELEDHLESLQEVALLLEAEKVVLQSELGLRVEEKFKVWISEVEAIEPKVAKLLEDRTAEIERLSMCGCCSSNFFLTNRYGKDVFETLEKAQRVLSSKPSGEVARMDPSIEERATVGLENMLEATWSRLMEKEVGILGLYGMGGIGKTTLLKQVNEKLLEEKNEFEVVIFVVASQNLQVGKIQNEIGERLCTCGMSHEWEKKTQKEKASSIYDVLTRRRFVLLLDDVWRKVDLEEEIGIPLPTPENGSKVVFTTRSKYVCERMGPHDLEVKKLDPENAWELFRQKVGGRTVDNDPKILELAGKVCEKCKGIPLALNVIGETMSYQTSVRRWQRAIVDLDSNAANYPEVKDEILKILKVSYDGLGEAEQQCFQYCALFPEDDEINKDMLVEYWIHEGIINEGGDREMAAFNKGSWVINILLGACLLMPTGTSDSVKMHDVTREMALWAASNFGEEEENFIVKAGAGLQQMPEVRNWNAVRRMSLANNEIQNISISPDCPNLTTLLLKDNNLVNISGEFFLSMPKLMVLDLSSNQNLTKLPEEVSNLVSLRYLDLSGTSLENLPVGLGKLIQLRYLNLTGVRTLQSFSVISSLVNIEMLLLDDTTLVSLELIEDIKLLEKLKSLGVSISDLVVLERLLSIPKLARCIENISLEGVVSKDGPLQLEKAMGNLRYIGIERCIISDIMEHKRYGRSSTCFENLVFVNFYEVSGVQDLSWLLFAPNLSFLSVKGPSRELQEIVSREKVSGILNEESRIAPFGKLQSIILLNLEELKSIYWERLELPRLKSMDIAYCPKLKRLPLSKERAYNFDLHEYGEEWFGGLEWEDEATED